One region of Luteolibacter rhizosphaerae genomic DNA includes:
- a CDS encoding fumarylacetoacetate hydrolase family protein, producing MKLIRYGEPGREEPGIILDDGRRLDTGGQFNDYDEGFFALGGLEALQAWVEDGCPDAEEIPPDARLGPPVDRPSKIVCVGKNYLEHAKEFGEGIPTEPVLFMKASTCWSGPFDDVINPQGATKLDYEVELAVVIGKTATNVAEEHSLDHVAGYSVFCDYSERAWQKELGGQWTKGKSHDTFGPMGPWLVPASAVKDPQGLRLWCKVNNELRQNGWTGDMMFGVRHLISYISRFMTLLPGDVIATGTPSGVGMGMKPPRYLAPGDCVELGIEGIGEMRQRIVAAS from the coding sequence ATGAAATTGATCCGTTACGGCGAACCAGGACGAGAGGAACCCGGGATCATTCTCGACGATGGTCGCCGCCTGGACACGGGCGGGCAGTTCAATGACTACGACGAAGGCTTCTTTGCGCTCGGGGGATTGGAGGCCCTTCAAGCATGGGTAGAGGACGGTTGCCCGGATGCGGAAGAAATTCCGCCGGACGCTCGGCTCGGGCCTCCGGTCGATCGCCCTTCTAAGATCGTCTGCGTCGGCAAGAACTACCTCGAACATGCCAAGGAGTTTGGGGAAGGAATTCCGACCGAGCCAGTGCTTTTCATGAAGGCCTCCACTTGTTGGAGCGGTCCCTTCGATGACGTGATCAACCCGCAGGGCGCGACCAAGCTCGACTACGAGGTCGAGCTCGCTGTCGTCATCGGCAAGACGGCTACCAACGTAGCGGAGGAGCACTCTCTCGATCACGTGGCTGGCTATTCGGTCTTCTGCGACTACTCCGAGCGCGCTTGGCAAAAGGAACTGGGCGGGCAGTGGACGAAGGGCAAGAGCCATGACACCTTCGGTCCGATGGGGCCATGGCTGGTGCCCGCCTCCGCCGTGAAGGATCCGCAGGGCCTGCGCCTCTGGTGCAAGGTGAATAACGAGCTGCGCCAGAACGGCTGGACCGGCGACATGATGTTCGGCGTGCGCCACCTGATCTCCTACATCAGCCGCTTCATGACCCTGCTCCCGGGCGATGTGATCGCCACCGGCACCCCCTCCGGAGTGGGCATGGGGATGAAGCCGCCACGCTACCTGGCTCCCGGCGATTGCGTGGAGCTCGGAATCGAGGGAATTGGCGAGATGCGCCAACGGATTGTGGCTGCTTCCTGA